The Treponema sp. OMZ 790 genome includes the window GTTGCAGTTGAAATGCAAAAACTTGATAATCTTACAAGGGTTATAACCGACAGTATGAATGAAATGGCTGCGGGAGCTTCGCAAATAAATGAGGCAACACAAGAAGTTCATGAAATCAGTCAAAAAAACAGAAAAAGCATCGAAAATTTGGCTGATGAAGTAGGAAAATTTAAAGTTTAATTTTATAAAAATCTTTTTCTTGTAAAAAACATAAAAGAGCTGAAAGAAATACTTTAATTTCTCTTTCAGCTCTTTTATATAAAAGTATTGACATTTTCAGATATTCACATGATAATTAAATTGTATGCAAGCCAATTACTTAAGGAGTAAAGATTTATGAGTAATAGAAAGAACAGATTTATCGATGGTGTGAAGGAGTTTTTAAAGGCTGAGTTTTCCGAAGATTTTATTTCGGAAGTTACGGAAAAAGCATGGAATCGATACGATTCTTTAATTTTGGAAAATGCCAATGAGCCCAAAATAATGTGGACTCACACAAGAGAAAGGATATATCCGGGCATTGCCGTTTTTTATGCTTTGCTTGATATGGGGGTCGAAAGAGAAAAATCGGCTCTTCTTTTAAAAAATTATTATAAAAAAAGAAGCGAAAAACCGGCAGCAATGATTCAAAAGATAATGAAGATTCCGGGGCTATATAAAAAAGTTCCAAAATTTTTTGCACGAATGACTAAAAAAGTTTTTGGAGAACCGGCAGGATTTAAAGCTCGTTTTTATGAAGAAAAGAAAGATGCTATCAAGTTTGATATGCTTGTATGCCCCTATCAAGAAATATGCAAAAAATATGGCTGTCCTGAAATAGTCGAAATGTATTGTGATGCAGACGATGTTTGTTACGGTAATATGCATCCGAAAATTCAATGGCTTAGAACCAAAACTCTCGGTAAAGGCGGGGATTGCTGTGATTTTGAAGTACGGGTTTTAAAATAATTAAAAATTAATTTTGTTATGATTTAAAGGAATTTAAAAAAAAGGCTTGACAGCAAAAAAAAGGGGTGGTACACTATGAGCCATAATAACTTATAGGAGGCTTTTTAATGAAAAAGTATGTACCGGAACCATTTAGAATTAAAATGGTTGAACCCATCAAAATGACAACGCGTGAGGACCGCATTAAGTATCTTGAAAAAGCAAAATACAACATGTTCAACTTGCGCGGTGAAGATGTCTATATTGACTTATTGACTGACAGCGGAACTAACGCAATGAGCGATAAGCAGTGGGGCGGCGTTATGGTCGGGGATGAGGCCTATGCCGGAGGAAAAAGTTATTTTAAATTGGTTGAAGCCGGTCAAGATATTTTCGGATATGAATTTATCCAGCCTGTTCATCAGGGCCGCGCCGCAGAAAAAGTATTATTCCCCTTACTTCTTCAAAAAGGTCAAGTAGCTATATCAAACATGTTTTTCGATACAACCAGAGCTCACGTAACCCTCGCAGGAGGACGTCCGCTCGACTGCGTATGTAAAGAAGCAAAAAAACCTTCAGAATATGCTCCTTTTAAAGGAAACATGGATGTCGAAAAACTTGAACAGCTTATTAACGAACATGGAAAAGAAAAAGTCGGCATGATTGTAATGACAATTACCAACAACTCTGCCGGCGGACAAGCTGTTTCGATTCAGAACATCCGTGATGTTGCCAAAGTTGCAAAAAAATACGGTATCTTGTTCAATATCGACGCTGCACGATTTGCAGAAAATGCATACTTTGTAAAACAAAGAGAAGAAGAATTCAAGAATAAATCCATTAAAGAAATTATTCGTGAAATGTTCAGCTATGCAGACACATTTACAATGAGCGCAAAAAAAGATGCTATTGTTAATATGGGCGGTTTAATAGGTATTAAAAACAACCAAGAAATCTATCAAAGAATAAAGGGTAACTGTATTTCTTTTGAAGGTTTTATTACCTACGGAGGTCTTGCCGGACGCGATCTTGAAGCCCTCGCCATCGGTTTATATGAAGGCATTGATGAGGAATATTTAAAATACCGAAATGCTTCTATGGAATACCTTGCTTCTCAGCTTCTTGATGCCGGTATTGCCATTCAAAACCCGGCAGGCGGGCACGGCGTTTATGTTGATGCCAATGCAATGTTCCCCCATATTCCGTATTACGAATTTCCCGGTCACACTCTTTGTGTCGAGTTGTATAAAGAAGCCGGAATCCGAACATGCGATATCGGTTCCTTTATGCTCGGAAACGACCCCGAAACCGGAGAACAAATCAAATCGGAATTCGAATTTGCCCGTCTTGCAATTCCGAGACGAGTATATACACAGTCTCACTTAGATGTTATTGCAGGAGCTTTAATCAACATTAAAGAAAGAGCATCTCAAGTCAAGGGCTACAAGATTATCTGGGAACCGCCGATTTTAAGACACTTCCAAGCTCATTTGGAACCTATAAAATAATTGCCGTCTTTTAAGGAAAAAACCGATTAGTCCTACGGATTAATCGGTTTTTTCTTTAAAGAAGGTAAGGCAGAAAATCAAATACAAAAGGCGGCATATAAAGGGACAATCTTTTTTTTATTTTCAAAGCCGAAATTTTTTGAAGAAAGCTTTACGGCATATTCGGGATTATATGTTTCCATATAGACCTTTAAACTCTTGGCTCTGGTATTGTCCGCCGATTTTACCTCAATGGGAATAATCTTATCTTTCCGTTTTATTATAAAATCTATTTCTGCTTCTCTTTCGGATTCCCAATAATAAGTTCGATAGCCGTTTATAGAAAGCTGAACCTGTACATAATTTTTTCTGCCGAATTCTAAGATAGAATAGGTTTTACCCGCCTGTCTTGCTCCTTGCAATATTAGAGGTTTACGATGCTTGCCGGTTTTCCATTTTTCTAAATCTTTGCTGATTTTTCTGTACATAGCCTGTTTTCCTGTAGTTTATAGTAAAATTAGAGCAAATATTCGTATATTTATCAAGGATAAATTTATAAAAAATTGCATTAAAACACAGGAAATGTTGGTTTTTTCTACATCTTCGCCGCTTTTATAATGCTTTGTGAATTCTTTTGAATTATCGTATCTTAAATCAATGAAATCAAGATTGAATATCTTTTGATGAATTTCTTTATGCTCTCATAACAGATTTATTAAATAATCATATAACATTGTAGGAGAAAATATCAAAGGTTTTTTTAAATCAGATTCAAGAAAATCCTTATCACCTGTAAGAATAATATCAGCATTATGAAAAAGAGCATCGCTTAACACCGGAATATCTTTTTTATCGCGGATCATGTCATATCGTTTCTCTGTGCTTGTACAGAATATAAATGGTAAACTGCGATATAGCGAATAAATTCTATCTGCTTTTGAACTCCAGTTTTCCTCAAGTTTTGCTTTAAATTCCAAATCTGCATATTCAGAAATAAGCAAGTCATACCCATTATCAAAAAGTATCTCTAAAAGGTTGCCTGCCTTCCCTGCAAATACAAATGCAGAAATAAGAACATTCGTATCTAAAAAAATCCGCATTATTCTA containing:
- a CDS encoding L-2-amino-thiazoline-4-carboxylic acid hydrolase yields the protein MSNRKNRFIDGVKEFLKAEFSEDFISEVTEKAWNRYDSLILENANEPKIMWTHTRERIYPGIAVFYALLDMGVEREKSALLLKNYYKKRSEKPAAMIQKIMKIPGLYKKVPKFFARMTKKVFGEPAGFKARFYEEKKDAIKFDMLVCPYQEICKKYGCPEIVEMYCDADDVCYGNMHPKIQWLRTKTLGKGGDCCDFEVRVLK
- a CDS encoding putative toxin-antitoxin system toxin component, PIN family, whose translation is MRIFLDTNVLISAFVFAGKAGNLLEILFDNGYDLLISEYADLEFKAKLEENWSSKADRIYSLYRSLPFIFCTSTEKRYDMIRDKKDIPVLSDALFHNADIILTGDKDFLESDLKKPLIFSPTMLYDYLINLL
- a CDS encoding tryptophanase codes for the protein MKKYVPEPFRIKMVEPIKMTTREDRIKYLEKAKYNMFNLRGEDVYIDLLTDSGTNAMSDKQWGGVMVGDEAYAGGKSYFKLVEAGQDIFGYEFIQPVHQGRAAEKVLFPLLLQKGQVAISNMFFDTTRAHVTLAGGRPLDCVCKEAKKPSEYAPFKGNMDVEKLEQLINEHGKEKVGMIVMTITNNSAGGQAVSIQNIRDVAKVAKKYGILFNIDAARFAENAYFVKQREEEFKNKSIKEIIREMFSYADTFTMSAKKDAIVNMGGLIGIKNNQEIYQRIKGNCISFEGFITYGGLAGRDLEALAIGLYEGIDEEYLKYRNASMEYLASQLLDAGIAIQNPAGGHGVYVDANAMFPHIPYYEFPGHTLCVELYKEAGIRTCDIGSFMLGNDPETGEQIKSEFEFARLAIPRRVYTQSHLDVIAGALINIKERASQVKGYKIIWEPPILRHFQAHLEPIK
- a CDS encoding DUF4143 domain-containing protein, encoding MYRKISKDLEKWKTGKHRKPLILQGARQAGKTYSILEFGRKNYVQVQLSINGYRTYYWESEREAEIDFIIKRKDKIIPIEVKSADNTRAKSLKVYMETYNPEYAVKLSSKNFGFENKKKIVPLYAAFCI